One part of the Pelagicoccus sp. SDUM812003 genome encodes these proteins:
- a CDS encoding MFS transporter, producing the protein MSTSHFTQKLSFREKVGYSLGDASANFVFQTMIFYQFTFYVDVFGMSAAAAGTMFLIGRLFDAITDPAMGIIADRTETRWGKFRPWLVWSAGPFAFAFWLAFTTPDWSDNWKTAYAFIMYFMLWGAYTVNNVPYSALNGVLTGDVNERTTLSTYRFVSAMAATFMVQGLTWPLVAKFGDGDDAKGWSATIAIFAAISVVFFIISFFSVKERVKPDPEQKSSVKTDLSDCFKNKAWVVLFIATLFIFINLATRGGALTLFTQYYVDQDELFAFITHFGVVVPEGQDMTLWQKWLDIFGYIINEGRTNVHNVGFGLFGMIGNAVTIIGVVLSKPLSTVFGKKAVFCGSMFATAVTTGWLFFLPAENITMQFLQGIAWSASYGPSIPLLWSMIADAADWSEWKTGRRATGIAYAGVVFALKAGLGIGGFVGSLILGFYGFQGGGEAASQDALLGIRVTAGMFPAVLFAVAGGIMLFYPISKELNLQIGDELAARRRERSGD; encoded by the coding sequence ATGAGCACCTCTCACTTCACTCAAAAACTCTCTTTCCGAGAAAAGGTCGGATACAGCCTTGGCGACGCCTCCGCCAACTTTGTCTTCCAGACCATGATCTTCTATCAGTTCACGTTCTACGTGGACGTATTCGGCATGTCGGCCGCGGCCGCGGGCACCATGTTCCTCATCGGACGCCTCTTCGACGCCATCACCGACCCGGCCATGGGCATCATCGCCGACCGCACGGAAACCCGCTGGGGAAAATTCCGTCCATGGCTGGTCTGGTCCGCCGGTCCCTTCGCGTTCGCCTTCTGGCTCGCCTTCACCACGCCGGACTGGTCTGATAACTGGAAGACCGCCTACGCCTTCATCATGTACTTCATGCTCTGGGGGGCCTACACCGTCAACAACGTCCCCTACAGCGCCCTCAACGGCGTGCTCACCGGCGACGTCAACGAGCGCACCACACTTTCCACCTACCGCTTCGTTTCCGCCATGGCGGCCACCTTCATGGTTCAAGGCCTCACCTGGCCGCTGGTGGCCAAGTTCGGCGACGGAGACGACGCGAAGGGCTGGTCCGCCACCATCGCCATTTTCGCCGCCATCTCAGTGGTCTTTTTCATCATCTCCTTCTTCAGCGTGAAGGAGCGCGTGAAGCCCGACCCGGAACAGAAGAGCTCCGTCAAGACCGACCTCAGCGACTGCTTCAAGAACAAGGCATGGGTGGTACTCTTCATCGCCACGCTCTTCATCTTCATCAATCTCGCCACCCGCGGCGGCGCATTGACGCTCTTCACCCAGTACTACGTCGACCAGGATGAACTCTTCGCCTTCATCACCCACTTCGGCGTGGTGGTTCCGGAAGGCCAGGACATGACCCTCTGGCAGAAGTGGCTCGATATCTTTGGATACATCATCAACGAGGGACGCACCAACGTTCACAACGTGGGCTTCGGTCTCTTCGGCATGATCGGAAACGCGGTCACGATCATCGGCGTGGTGCTCTCCAAGCCGCTCTCGACCGTTTTCGGCAAGAAAGCCGTCTTCTGCGGCTCCATGTTCGCCACCGCCGTCACCACCGGCTGGCTCTTCTTCCTGCCCGCGGAAAACATCACCATGCAGTTCCTGCAGGGCATCGCCTGGTCCGCTAGCTACGGCCCTTCCATCCCGCTGCTCTGGTCCATGATCGCTGACGCAGCCGACTGGTCGGAATGGAAAACTGGACGACGCGCCACCGGCATCGCCTACGCGGGCGTCGTTTTCGCCCTCAAAGCAGGACTCGGCATCGGCGGTTTCGTCGGCTCCCTCATCCTCGGTTTCTACGGCTTCCAAGGTGGAGGCGAAGCCGCTTCCCAGGACGCGCTGCTCGGCATTCGCGTCACCGCGGGCATGTTCCCAGCAGTCCTGTTCGCGGTCGCTGGCGGCATCATGCTATTCTACCCGATCAGCAAGGAGCTCAACCTTCAGATCGGCGACGAGCTGGCGGCTCGACGTCGCGAACGCAGCGGCGACTAG
- a CDS encoding glycosyl hydrolase family 8, whose translation MIGQTILAFSISSLAFTGLAATPEPHTAPNLFADYLGKTQSEVDAKVDGAFQQLFYGDEMTERLYYPVEGDMAYIWDVASDDVRSEGMSYGMMVAVQLDKKQEFDRLWKWSYTYMRLDSGPFEGYFNWQNATDGTKLAPGSAPDGEEWFATALYFAANRWGNGQGIYDYQRQADDILRHMLHKQSTEKTLPIIDREYNQVRFVPWQDWDGVTDASYHLPAFYEIWAKQASADNDFWAAMADHSRAFFKEVAHPDTGLMPDYSYYKETDREIGDHKDFRFDAWRVMSNVALDHAWWGEDPQWQVMQSNRILSFLSQFEPNIPNQFSVDGTPLDRTSSPGLYAMAASAALAADREIGEPFVERLWETDTPSGHWRYYDGIIYMLGLLQVSGNFQVIE comes from the coding sequence ATGATCGGCCAAACGATTCTTGCATTCTCGATCTCGTCTCTCGCTTTCACGGGTCTGGCTGCCACGCCCGAACCGCATACCGCGCCAAACCTCTTCGCCGACTACCTAGGCAAAACGCAATCGGAGGTCGACGCCAAGGTCGACGGCGCCTTCCAGCAGCTCTTTTACGGCGATGAAATGACCGAGCGCCTCTACTACCCGGTCGAAGGCGACATGGCCTACATATGGGACGTGGCCAGCGACGACGTTCGCTCCGAAGGCATGTCCTACGGCATGATGGTCGCAGTGCAGCTCGACAAGAAACAGGAGTTCGACCGCCTCTGGAAATGGAGCTACACCTACATGCGCCTCGATTCCGGACCTTTCGAAGGCTACTTCAATTGGCAGAACGCCACCGATGGCACGAAGCTCGCGCCAGGCTCCGCCCCGGACGGCGAGGAGTGGTTCGCCACCGCCCTTTATTTCGCAGCGAATCGTTGGGGAAACGGCCAGGGGATCTACGACTACCAGAGGCAGGCCGACGACATTCTACGCCACATGCTTCACAAGCAGAGCACCGAAAAGACCCTCCCCATCATCGACCGAGAGTACAATCAGGTGCGCTTCGTGCCTTGGCAGGATTGGGACGGTGTGACCGACGCCTCCTACCACCTGCCCGCCTTCTACGAAATCTGGGCCAAGCAGGCCTCGGCCGACAACGACTTCTGGGCGGCGATGGCGGATCATAGCCGAGCCTTCTTCAAAGAGGTCGCCCATCCGGATACAGGGCTCATGCCAGACTATTCCTACTACAAGGAAACCGATCGCGAAATCGGCGACCACAAGGACTTTCGCTTCGACGCCTGGCGCGTCATGTCAAACGTGGCTCTCGACCATGCTTGGTGGGGAGAGGATCCCCAATGGCAAGTCATGCAAAGCAACCGCATCCTAAGCTTCCTCTCCCAGTTCGAGCCTAACATTCCCAACCAGTTTTCCGTCGATGGCACGCCACTCGACCGCACCAGCTCGCCAGGACTCTACGCCATGGCGGCCAGCGCCGCCCTTGCCGCCGACCGTGAGATAGGAGAACCTTTCGTAGAGCGTCTTTGGGAAACGGATACGCCATCCGGCCACTGGCGCTACTACGACGGCATCATATACATGCTCGGCCTACTACAGGTCAGCGGAAACTTCCAAGTCATCGAATAA